GTGATGGGTCATGGCCTAAAATCTCAATAGATTCAAAAGCCCTTCCACTTGTGGAAGTAGTGAAAACACCAATTCCACCCTTGAGCTCCTCCTTGTTGGAAGAAAACCCATTTCTGATAATTCTACAAACACAGCATCTTTCATATTGGCACAGGCTGGAAGAACCATTGAGACCAAGAGAGCATGCAAGAGTGGTGCCATAGAACCTCAAAAGCTCATTCCCATCAGCCAAACACCTAGGATGCTTCTTCTGGAGTTTGCTGGCTTTGATTTTCACCATCTCTCTGTACTCTTCAAACCTAGCCAGTGTCTTCTGCATGTTATGGACTTTCAAAACTCTTTCAATTCGACCACAGTGGTTCTCAGACTTTAACCAGCTCGTCCTGCATATTATCTCCACTATTTTTCTTGATGAATCACCTTCGACAAGTTCAGTAACTGTCAAAACAAAAACTTGCCCTTTAATTCTTAATCCAAAAAACAGTGCAAAAATTACCAAGAGAATATAAATTCGAGTGAACCCTCAGATTCATCCATGCAAAAATACCGTGTTTCCAGGTTCATCCCTGAAAGAAGGAAATACCTTAAAAAATCCATTAATGTGTAGCTAACCAAAAGTGACAGAGGGACTAACTTGACTAACTTCACACATTTAGAGACTTTTGAGggcattttcttctttcaagACAAACTGAGTGTTCACTCATAGAACTTCTCTTGGTTAAGGTTGTTGCAAATACAAGGCAATGAAAAGAAACCATTTTGGTTGTTCCAAACAAAAGGTTCCTCAACATAACATAAGAAATCATGTACAACTTGACATAGATGTGGCTAGAAAGTTTATGAGATTAGAAGAAGCTAATTAAACAAAATGGTGACTTACCAGCATGCTTGGAGAGATGATGAGCTTCAGCAGCTTCCCATTTGCTAAATTGCTCTCCACATTTGTGGCAAGTCACATTACAAGGCCCATTAGAATCTGTCTCAAGGGACAACCTGTGGCTAGAATGAAATCCAGCACCATGGAAGCCAGACCCTTCTTTATCTGATGAAAGGAAAggtgataacttccttggaggaGTGGCTGGTGTCTTATAAGAAGGGTTGAAATAGTGCATTGTAGGGTGCCCTCCAGGGCCAGGAGTCCCAGGCCTTAGAGTACCTACAAAGGTTGAATCACCAGTTTCACCACCATTGTTGTTACCATCACTGGCAACCCCTCCTTCTTGGAATCCTCCATAGCCAGTGATTTTCAGCTCACACCTTGAGTTGCTCAAAATGACTTCATGGGTTATTGGGTTGAGGAACTCACTGCTCCCTATGGACCTCGGGCTGCAACTTGGTGGCTTCTCTAAATGCCTCTTGCTTCCATGGATGACATCTTTGAGATTTGCTATGGACCTTGAACACCCTGACCTCCCTGTCCCTGCCCTTTTAGTCAAGATTGTGGCCAAATGCTTCCTTGACTTTGGAACATGAACATCTGTTGGCTCTGATTTGCAGTGTAGAGACCTCTTCAGGGAGAACCACACAGTTGGCATATTATCTCCTTTCCACCTTTTTTTCCCTCCTAGGTAGGTACACTTCAACAACTACCAAGCTTCTGAACTCTTTAACTTAACTCTCCTTTAGAATGTTCACCCCCAAAAAGTTCCACATTCCCTTTACCATGCCAACACCAGCAGCTCCTTTTATGTTTCTTCTTTATGCAAACACCCCTTTAATTTTCCTTTCCTGAAACAACTATGCATCAATTCATCAAACAACTGGTAGGCAAAAACATGCTTCAGAAGAGAGATGCTCTCTCAAAGTGAAAATTTAAAAGAAACTATCAGGTTACCATGAAAATATTCAAGTACAAATGTTGTCAGCAGTTCACAGAGAAGGGTGTTTTGCAATTTGCATAGggtgtgttgtgttgtgttgtgtcaGTGGGCACATTTAGAGAGGGGGTGAAAGTGAAACAAAGGAACTCAAATTCATAGAAGAAGTAACATGATCATATCACAATTTAAAAAGAGTGGTGAAGAATCTTTGGCTCTTATGAGACTTGGACAACATGACAAGTGACAACTAACTTGGACAAACCATGTTCAGTAGTGGGGCTATTTAATGAACTAGTCTTGCACTCAAACACTGGTGATAATTAATTTTCATGGATTCACTGTGTAAAAAAATGGGCAAAAAAATTGCAGATCATGTTTGCATATCGTTGCTTCGTTTTATGAAAGATTTGATCACGACATTTATCTAGTTAAAAAGTGTAAAAGGAAAAAGTTGTATTAGTCTATTTGCTTGTGTAGATTGTTGAATATACGCTATCACTGTACTAACATTCTAAGGAAAAGATTAGGGAATTTAATTCGTTCAGAATTCTATTGTATAACTGTTCATTATTCCCCTAGCATAAAGTTCCAAAATTTTGGCTAGCCATATCTTGCTCTAGCCTCTAGAGTGCACGTGAATGAGGTGAAAAGTGATTTGGGTTATGAGtaaaattctatttttttttcacccAAGTATTACATTCATTTCatattttcttgattttttcaaCTAGACTAAATTATTCAGGTTTAAATATGTTGGTGGTGTAGATGCGTTAAATATTTGATATGAATGGGTTTTTGTCTCTtggaattttaatttaattctcTTTGTTAGTGGGAGACTGTTAAGCGCTTAGGTGTTGGCGGACATCCAAGGACAACAATGCATGTCACATGGGCTTCGAGCTTCTCCGCGAGAGAGAATGAAGTAGCAATTCTTCTCGACGAAGGAGATGAGGAAATGGTAGAGGTTCTTATCGACATCCAAATAAAACACCAAAATCAAGCATTATTACAAATCTCCACATTTTCTAAATGAGAGATATTGGTTCAATGCTCTATGTCTGTCGGAGGTCACAACCACCCATTCCAGTGTCACAACATAGAAGCTTTGTGAACCCATTTCTTATATCTCAGCATAGAGCTCAACCCTTGTTGAGGTCACAACCATTGATGTGGGACTCCAAAGTGGCACACTATGCTCAATGGTAAACAAACCAAAGGCACAATGAATGCACCCTCAAGCACTCAACCGAGTCATACCGTGAGAACATTCATTGAAGGTGGTAGCACCCGATATAAGCCAACACAAAGTGACAATGACTAGCACAACTCTTACGCATATGGAGATATGTGTGGACATTAGTCACAAATTTCAAATCaagatgaaattaaaatgttGAGATTACATTGAAGGTGCTCGATGAAATACCAAACTGTATACAACAAATTTCAGAACTAGattatactttttcttttgagatttttcattttcttatgtTAAAGTTGCAAAAAAGTATATCCATTATAGTTGTGCTCAAGTTGTTGCAATGTGTTGATTATTCATATTTGATAAGTAAGAGCACATGTTAGAGTACAGTATTTTTTTGTGTCAATTTGTGGAGGTCAATAACCACCCCATTAAAATAACACTCTTATAAGATATATGCAAGCTTAATAGAATTTCCATCACAACTTAACATGGAAAAGGAGAGAAACAAAATTGGGGATTTTTAAGGGAAGGAAAACTGTAAGAACATTTTTACATGCACAGAAAACTTATTTATGTCCACAAATTCACATCAATGTTCTAGTCATCATCCTAGTCAATATCCACATCATTTATATATCATGTAACGTGTTTCTCATTTGACACTGTTGACTAGGAATTTTAAGTCACTAAGTACTTTACCATCTCCCACATAGTGATTAAATCAAAAGTTAAACTTTTAAAGACACAAACCAATGGATAAATTTTATAGGGacaaaaactgaaaatagagATATATTACAAGTACCTCGAAAATATTTAAGACCCCTTCCACCCCTATTTATGACGGGAGATCAACTTTACAAAAGAACTAAATATTATacctgtgcgttgcacgggtttatttacgacattttttaatattatatgaaaattattatagtgtaattatataaatattaaatattagaaTATTTCTTCAATATAGATAGTATTAGAGTTTTTTTGATGCATTAAATTACTTGTATTAGAGTTCTCTTTATGTAAATATAAAGTATATTattgaaatttaataaatttttttaaaaggaaaatattaataattaacataagaaaaattgagaaaatatttttactacaatataatagatcaaaaaacatatttgaaattatttttcaaataatacacacatgcagtatatttaatagtaaatatcttatagagacatttatttaattttaaaactattttcttGATTGTTCATTAAGAAATTTTATCTttactattatttaatttaaattattaatattttttacatataaatatatttcttaatgtttttctctcaatttatgattgatggTTAATATTCTAACTTTAATTTATTAAGATGATATGTAACTTTAgtacttaatttttatttatatgtaaAATATAGTGATAAGTTTTATTGGTtactttttaaaattcatcaacttatgattaataaataaaattaaaataataattttaattttaatatataagaatttgaaattttttacacTTATTTATAAacgtaaaatttattttactatatatttttattaatgtaaatgtagtcaatttaaattgttattattattattattcaaaatttgtcctcaagttataattaatagttaaaatttaatcaatattaaaaattatttcaaaatatgGGAAAAAAGTCATTCAACCATtaactaatttcaatatttaacatgtttattttttttaaatatattaatttgtgctattttgtatcttttcattttttcaaccttatgtcgataattaatttatatgaaaataaaaatttaattaatcttgCCAGACATGTAGAACTCAAGTCCACtattcatttatatatatatatatatatatatatatatatatataattcattAAGATGATATCTAACTTTAgtacttaatttttatttatacgTAAAATGTAGTGATAAGTTTTATTTGTtactttttaaaattcatcaaattacgattaataattataattaaaataataattttaatatataagaatttgaaattttttacactaatttataaatgtaaaatttattttactatatatattttattaatgtaaaggtagtcaatttaaattgttattattattattattattcaaaatttgtcgtcaagttataattaattgttaaaatttaatcaatattaaaaattatttcaaaatatgggaaattgaaagtttaacaattattaattaatataatgaataataaagtagatgtagttatttttttagatttttattttattatctaatgtatttaatacaaatgtAAGGTAATCAATGTAAAAAAGTTCAAGTCtcctttatatttatatatatatatatatatatatatatatatatatatataacaacattcataaacttaaaattgacttgagtttttcatttgacaaaaattaaaattaataataaataatttatataaaataattttaaatctatctatcttttatatgtctatctatctatctatctatatctatcttgTAAATCTATCTATTTTCAagtgttgttatttaatatatgtagttgaatatttttttattatataaatttttttcagtttttaatatatttaatatatttttattttttaatgtatttaatataaatgtatggGAGCCTTatgatttaatgcatttaatacatgcaaaacctcaagtctcctttacttatttatatatatatatatatatatatatatatatatatatatacttactGAGACAGTACAAATTTAACCTAGTAATTGAAAATGTGACAAGAAATCAATTAGAACTCTAAATCCTTGATGTGGCCTTGACGAAGATTGATACTGACAGCCTCCTCCTTGAGTAAACTCTTGCTTGGCAAGCTTGCAAAGGCATTCGATGAAATTAAAGGGCATTTACACTTTACAGGAAGAGAGGGAGCAAATAAGCAACAAAATACAAAACACGCAAGTACCACAAACAGCAAATGATCCTGCCACATGCTAATAAGAACCACCCTCACCAAATACTTCATGTTTCACAGTTTCATTATCACTCACTTCAATCGTTTGTTTTTGGAAAATGGAACAGTGTTCAAATCAGAGATGACTCATGAGTGTGATGACTAATACGGGTTACTATTTTATTAATCATTATATTTATTAGTTAGTTCCCATtaatcattttcaaaaaaaaaagttcccaTTAATCCTTTGGGTGTTGAACCATAATTCCTCTATTAAAGTGAATTAAAAGAGTAAGTAAGTCATCAACGAATCAATTATTGAGATCATACTTAAATATGCATATCAAACTAAGGTATTTAAGTGTTGTTGATTTCTCAATGAATTGTTATGATAGCTTATTTTATCATTTAAAGTAATTATTGTCAACCATTTGATAATAAAAACAAGTGGCATTTGAAGACCACTAAAACAAGTGGCAATAGTCTCATTCTTTGGTAAAGCAAATTTTCTGAATAAACCACTCTTGTACATGTTTGTGGTGAAAATTGTTCGTGGGTGATAGAGTTGAAGGAGATTTTCCCCTATAAATACTTGAGCATTCCATCAATTTTATAAGAATTGACTTTAAAAGGAATAGTCATGAGTGAATTCACTTTAGATGATAAACTAAGTCATCGCATCATTAATAGTGTTTGCCtaattatgaaaaattattactCAATTAATGGTGCGATGACTTACTTTACTCATAACTCATTTTAGATGAGGCAAACCCGATTTTGTATGTCCCTATCACAAGTTAAATACTTTGAATTtgtatttaatttgaatttattCATTTCTCATACTCTTGTATTAGAGTGTTATGAGATTAGGTTCAAATATTTAATTTGAAGAGTGTCTTAACTCTTTTGAGGTGATTGAGAGAAAAATTATGTTGTAAAAAATTTCACACATTGGTATTAATTCCTATATAAGGAAAAGCATTCATTAGTGTTAGCTATGAGCCAAAAACCGACACTACACCTGTTGTAGTGTTGACTTAGTGTTAGGTGTTAGCGTCGAGACGGACATTAAAACGGTTGAAGCTAACTCGTAGAGTCAACTGAGAGGTCAACGCTAAACTTGTGGCACGGTGACCGACCCTACCTATCCTGCAGACGTTGTAGTGTTTTCTATGGCCAACGCTAATTAGCAAACAATTGTAAAAAACGAAATAACCACACAACATAATGTAAATCGAAAAAACTTAACAAAGTGTTTTGCATAGATGAATATCTAGGAAAGTCTCTCAAAATAGTCTCAAATGCATTTGCAGGGAACACAAACATTGACATGTGTTCCCTGCAAATACATTTATGACCACTTTGAGAATTTTTCCCTATGCCATATATCTAGACCAATTAAGTTTTTCAATCACCAATATTGCATTATACGGTACagttatcttatttttttatgatattaaTTCATTCACATGCTTACATTAGGTATTCAAcatcaaatcaaaatatttctaTGATTCTTTTAGTGTTTCCACTTTTACATATATTACATCAAAACATGAGAATATTACTATAATTGCTATATAGTACTTTCCACCTTTGCATACAAATGATACAATCTCAgcctaaaaataataaatgagcAACTCAAACAAATTAGTATTTATAAtttgttaattaaataaaacccacaAATCAATTTAAAATAACAAACATATTTGTGCCAATGCGCTCTTGTCGTTTCCATTGATTCTGAAATTTCACTTTGCCAAAACAATTCATAACATATTCATCTGGCCTAAGATAGCGAATATGGTGATGGTGTAGTAGTGGGGCAACCCACAACAATGGGGTGTCCTCGACAAAGGGAGTCGGCGACGAGATAGAGAGAGGTTGAGCAAGAGGGT
This portion of the Lotus japonicus ecotype B-129 chromosome 3, LjGifu_v1.2 genome encodes:
- the LOC130709508 gene encoding uncharacterized protein LOC130709508, coding for MPTVWFSLKRSLHCKSEPTDVHVPKSRKHLATILTKRAGTGRSGCSRSIANLKDVIHGSKRHLEKPPSCSPRSIGSSEFLNPITHEVILSNSRCELKITGYGGFQEGGVASDGNNNGGETGDSTFVGTLRPGTPGPGGHPTMHYFNPSYKTPATPPRKLSPFLSSDKEGSGFHGAGFHSSHRLSLETDSNGPCNVTCHKCGEQFSKWEAAEAHHLSKHAVTELVEGDSSRKIVEIICRTSWLKSENHCGRIERVLKVHNMQKTLARFEEYREMVKIKASKLQKKHPRCLADGNELLRFYGTTLACSLGLNGSSSLCQYERCCVCRIIRNGFSSNKEELKGGIGVFTTSTSGRAFESIEILGHDPSLRKALIVCRVIAGRVHRPLENIQEMAGQTGFDSLAGKVGLYSNIEELYLLNPRALLPCFVVVCKP